The Spinacia oleracea cultivar Varoflay chromosome 2, BTI_SOV_V1, whole genome shotgun sequence DNA segment gtcaaaggttggattaatataaccaaattttcctttttatatACTATTTCAGTTAATTAGAATGTTCTAATGTCGTTTTATTTAGCACCCATCAACAGTAGTTGTTATTATCTAAAGCCGATTTTCCAAtaattaatacttcctccgtcttttaatactcgcaacgtttggatttttgccactattcatataatctactttgactattcgtagtgttttttatataagataaaacatagtcatgtgggatcttgttagattcgtctcaatgtgtattttcaaaatatcaactttttataatttttgcataaagagaatttaagatataaatgatcaaagttgtgtatcggcatgcgtgaaactaacaaacgttgcgagtattaaaatacggaggaagtatatcatTGTAATGCCCTAGTTTAATCGAGGTTGAAACAATGTAACGACTGAAATGTAAATTACCTTGTCCATGTAGGCATCATCATAGTGATCATAATAAAACTTAGCAACTTCTAAGAAGTAAAGAATACCACTAGGAACATCCAAAGAGGTAATTCTAGCTTGATCATTTGATGTGAAGAAAGAGGATCTCCAATTATTTGGATCAGCTTGTTGCATAATGATAGTCCCTTCGACATAGTTTAAACCATCATTAATGTTGATTAACTCTTGGTAATTTCCATGAAGTGAGattaagtgttcttgatctcttGTAAATGTTGCAAAATCATCGTATAACATTCGGACCCATTTCACCTACATACAATTGATTCATTTACATAAATTAGTTTATACAGACTAATTAATTAAGGGCTCTTTCGATTTCATtgtcagttttcagtttttgattttttgattttaaaaggcatatgatttagattgaattatTTACTAAAAAATAGCCATATCTATAGtaatcatgttaattttgaaactaacaacaaaattgaaaacttctttttgtgattttcttattttaagttttaattttattaaaaaaaacataaactaTTGAAAACAAAAACGATACAAAACCAGCCCTAAACTAACTACTGAGATTATTAAACTGATTAATTAATGGGATGACGATTGATGTAAAAAACACATGTTTAGATGGAAAAAGGTACAACAAGATTGGTCCACTTTTTTGAATTTGTCATGCCTTTTCCAAGCTAAGTTTAATTTAAgcttatattttaattttgtttaattattcTTGTGATTATTGTACCTTGTAATAAAGTATATGATCTAATCCATTCTACATAATCATATGTGACAGACCATATGATATGGATGGAGTACTTTGAAACAACCTTTAAAGAATAATTAATGGTGTAAGCCAAATTCCATACCATGATATTACCTATGAGGTTATGTTAAACAACTGGGGCTATGTTTTATTCGATTTATTTTgtcttaacttatctgaacttatttaatttatctgaacttatttaaacttattttatatggaaaacaaaattaattttgtcTCAAAAATCTTATTTGTATGTGAaaatatttgaaaatatttattttttctgagTTTATATTATctcaacttattttgtctgaaataaatcaAATAACTCAAACAGAACAGAACCTAAATCAATGATATATTAAAATTTGTACATAGTTTAATTGATTACCCTTTTTGGTGCTGCCTCAAGTTTGATTCTTGCTCTAGTAATAATTCCAAATTGGCCAAGACCACCTAAAACCGCATCAAATAGCTCTGAATTCTTCTTCTTTGAGCATGTAAATAACTCTCCTTTTCCTGAAACCAAACAAAATGATCATTATTTATCTAATTCATGTAGTACATATGTTCCTTATAGTAATATGCTATGCATTAAGGTGTATATTACTCAAATTGAAACAGTACTATAATTTTAAGACACCTGGTTAGAAGAACAGGACTATAAttatgggacagagggagtagtatcTTTACCAGTAACAACATCCAGTTCATAAACATTGCTTATCTGAGGACCGTAACGAAAAGACTGGCCACTAATCCCGGCGTTAGAGAGGGTTCCTCCGACACTAAGGTACAAGTAGTCGGTCCACGACACCGGCGCAAAGCCGCCACCGTGCCCTAGTGTTGCATGCAACACATCAATCCATAATTGTTCCCCACCAACATCAGCATAATAAAACCCTAGTGTAGGATCTTGTgaaaccctaatcctatcattaccattaccattaacATTAACATTAACATTACCATTATTATCATTTAAACCACCATTATTTTTGCAATAATAATCACAATCAATGCCATTATTTATGTTAAGCTTAGGTTTAGTACTACTCAAAGATGGCATGTTTATAACAACACCACATTCAACCATGGCTTGTCCCCTACAAGAGTGACCCCGGCCTCGGGCCGCGATCTTAAAGGGTAATGGGTGGCTATAAGTGTATTTGAGTAAGGAAACTATGTCTTGTACGGATGAAGGGTGGAACACGGCGGCCGGAATCTTGTGGACTAAGTTGCCAAAATCGGTGGAAGCCATGGCAAGGGAAGGTTTGTCTAGACTAAGCTTAGATGAAAGGTATGGACATAGAAGATTTGGTAATGATGGCCTTTGCTTAATGCCTAAGATTGACATTAAACGGCTAATTATGTATACTATGAAGAAAGATGATAGAATTGGGAGTTTAGTTTTAGTCatttttggagagagaaagtatatGAAGCAAGAAAAATGTAAGTAAGAGGTCTTGTTGAGAATTGAGAGTTGGGAGTTGAGAGTCACCTTTGAGttttgaggggtatatatatACAAGATTTAGGCTTGATTtgttttattcaccttgtcCTTATTGCTTATTGATCATATCAGATAGGGAACAAACACTCACATAAAACATTTAGATCAAATTAAATTAGACCAGAAACTAGAAAAAACTAGATCAGaaaagatttaaaaaaaaaacactcacaTAAAAcattcagatcagaccagaatCTAGAAAAATCAAAACAGCTCAAGTGAAGAGAACAGGACCTTAGAGGAAAAAGTATGTGGATATAATTCTCTTCAAATCTTTTTTGAaggcattattttaatttaaacgcTCCCCATCTGTCGTCGTAGGTAAGTTGtccttgttaattaattgcttcaagacttttaattaatttagttaCTGTGGGAAATTAATAATGTTTTTTGTGATACCAAATTAAAGGGAGATCTTAAGTCAAGGGCACTTTTCATGAAATTTATTGCACCTTTCAAATAGTATAATACATACAAATTAAACAATGGACAAAAGATTGTTAAAAATAACTCTAAGCAAAGTTTTTTTTATCAAGAATATTGGTGGTTCATATAACGAAGTGGAAGGAGTATGTGACAAAACTTATTACATGGTCCCGACTACAAATCTATGGTTCTTACTAAGATCTATGTAGGATCAATTTATAATGTACTCGATCTCTTTATAAACTAAGATCTTGTTAGTAAAGATCGAATGAGTAGAGTTAAAAGGGTAGGAGATGTGtcaaaattaaatttcagaAGATAGTTAATATACAGGTCATGTTTGGTAATTGACTTTTTCTTTGGTTTTTCGCTTTTTTAAGTGGTCAAACAACCAATAAACATGTTTGGTAAGTGGTTTTTTCTTTGGCTAAAAAGTCGGCTTTCCGTCAAAACTCAAAAGCTAGTAAGAATAGGTTTTTTTATATTGATTGTTAGCTTTTCAATTTAATTATTACATTTTGCATGAAACAGCTAGTAGCCAACAATCAActtaccaaacacatttttaGAAAGTCTATAGTCAAACAACCAGCCTAAAAAGCCGACGCAAACAACCAGTCAAGCAAACAAACACAAACAACTAGTCAAGCAAGCAAACACAAACAATCAGCAGCCAACAACCAATCGTTGATATCCAACAACCAGTTGCCAAGCACATTTTTAGATAGTCTACAGTCAAACAACCAACATAAAAAGgtaacctaaaaagccaacacAAACAACCAGTCAGAACAAGCAAACACAAATAACCAATCAAACAACCAAACACGAACAGTCATCAACCAACAACCAACCGCTAATATCCAACCGCCGATTGCCAAACAGGCTCACAATGTAAAAAATTGAAGTAAGTAATAATTAAACAAGTCCATCAAGTTTATATCCGACATACCGTTTAAAATTTCATATGTCTACCCGTACATTGACCCCCTATTATGCAAACAAGCAAAACGAAGAGTGTGATATGCAATAAGACTTTGTCATGCCACTAAGTCCAAATCGCAACAAGCTCATTTATGACAATGCAATAAGATTGTTCTAAATTAAAGAGTACGAAAGTTACAAGAGTATTACATGACAAAACTTTATAGCACAGTGGGTGAACCGGTGAAGTTGTGAACACGTCAAATAACATATTATGCATAAAAGAttagtacggagtactatataaaaatcggtgcaattaatatgcaatTTTCAAATAAGCGAAATGATACAATATAATTAAAAACGTTGGATGAAGTATAAtcctttttaaaattttctaaCTAAGTAGTTCTCTCTTAACCAATacattatgaaattatataaatTATACAAGTCCATCCAATCAAATAAGCGAAATAATGCAATTAAAATTTTTTCAGAAGTATAATCCTTTTTAAAATTCTTCTAACTAAGTAATTCTCTTTTCATTCACcaataaattatgaaattaattttaattaatttatatctTCGCCCTTAATTAGCTAGCTTCCTCATTATGCAAACTAGATTAGATttcgtgcacgcacggattttgatattttttttcactAAATATTAAACtgaatatctcccaaactactgcatagtgataacatttttaacatactcgtttaaatttattcatctaataggCATATTTGAAATGTTaccaatttgaccaaaatatggagtgat contains these protein-coding regions:
- the LOC110803190 gene encoding cytokinin dehydrogenase 3 isoform X2 — translated: MTKTKLPILSSFFIVYIISRLMSILGIKQRPSLPNLLCPYLSSKLSLDKPSLAMASTDFGNLVHKIPAAVFHPSSVQDIVSLLKYTYSHPLPFKIAARGRGHSCRGQAMVECGVVINMPSLSSTKPKLNINNGIDCDYYCKNNGGLNDNNGNVNVNVNGNGNDRIRVSQDPTLGFYYADVGGEQLWIDVLHATLGHGGGFAPVSWTDYLYLSVGGTLSNAGISGQSFRYGPQISNVYELDVVTGKGELFTCSKKKNSELFDAVLGGLGQFGIITRARIKLEAAPKRELEKELKGLNYIPEYIFTKEVSLVEFLNRVRKGELELHSKGLWEVPHPWLNIFIPKSQIQEFYHVIPNIIAKDNTDLAGPVLFYPLNRNKWDDKMSAVTPDEDVFYTLGLLHSSGFDDWEKLERKNEEILKYCDKNGIKIKQYLPHYTTKEDWVTHFGSKKWSIFQQRKTLFDPKMILSPGQNIFNN
- the LOC110803190 gene encoding cytokinin dehydrogenase 3 isoform X1, which encodes MTKTKLPILSSFFIVYIISRLMSILGIKQRPSLPNLLCPYLSSKLSLDKPSLAMASTDFGNLVHKIPAAVFHPSSVQDIVSLLKYTYSHPLPFKIAARGRGHSCRGQAMVECGVVINMPSLSSTKPKLNINNGIDCDYYCKNNGGLNDNNGNVNVNVNGNGNDRIRVSQDPTLGFYYADVGGEQLWIDVLHATLGHGGGFAPVSWTDYLYLSVGGTLSNAGISGQSFRYGPQISNVYELDVVTGKGELFTCSKKKNSELFDAVLGGLGQFGIITRARIKLEAAPKRVKWVRMLYDDFATFTRDQEHLISLHGNYQELININDGLNYVEGTIIMQQADPNNWRSSFFTSNDQARITSLDVPSGILYFLEVAKFYYDHYDDAYMDKELEKELKGLNYIPEYIFTKEVSLVEFLNRVRKGELELHSKGLWEVPHPWLNIFIPKSQIQEFYHVIPNIIAKDNTDLAGPVLFYPLNRNKWDDKMSAVTPDEDVFYTLGLLHSSGFDDWEKLERKNEEILKYCDKNGIKIKQYLPHYTTKEDWVTHFGSKKWSIFQQRKTLFDPKMILSPGQNIFNN